Proteins encoded in a region of the Paenibacillus pedocola genome:
- a CDS encoding class I SAM-dependent methyltransferase, translating to MSILEIIPWIVTFIVLLSVVWIVLLSWRNGISPMPTSKSVRLAVAAEVNRIPGYGNIIEAGSGWGTLGLDVIRHCPGKRLTGIENSSLPLWFSQLHTMLLTRFFPAAGSRESLRNRVYFERGDIYKSSYSDADIVLCYLFPGAMNRLSEKFKQELPPGAVVISVCFALPSRQPIRTLTCKDRLRTKVYVYHY from the coding sequence ATGTCTATCCTTGAAATCATTCCCTGGATTGTCACTTTCATAGTTTTGCTGTCCGTGGTGTGGATTGTGCTCTTAAGCTGGAGAAACGGGATCTCGCCGATGCCTACTTCCAAATCTGTCCGGCTGGCAGTTGCGGCAGAGGTGAACCGGATTCCGGGGTATGGGAACATCATCGAGGCGGGTTCGGGGTGGGGGACGCTGGGGCTGGACGTCATCCGTCATTGTCCCGGCAAAAGGCTGACCGGTATTGAGAATTCCAGCCTGCCCTTGTGGTTTTCTCAGCTGCATACTATGCTGCTCACCCGTTTCTTTCCTGCAGCCGGCAGCCGGGAGAGTCTGCGTAACAGGGTTTATTTTGAACGGGGAGATATCTATAAAAGCTCCTATAGCGATGCCGACATTGTGCTCTGTTATTTGTTCCCTGGCGCAATGAACCGCCTGTCGGAGAAATTCAAGCAGGAGTTGCCTCCCGGCGCAGTAGTGATCAGCGTCTGTTTTGCCCTGCCGAGCAGGCAGCCTATCCGTACTTTAACCTGCAAGGATCGTCTGCGGACCAAAGTATATGTGTATCACTACTAA